From the Chloroflexota bacterium genome, the window TTCATCGCGTACGCCTACGTCTGGCGTCGCGGTGGGCTGGACTGGGACTGAGCGAGTTAGGGACGTAGATATGGGCATTGAGGACAAGATCCCCCAGGGCGTGGTGCTGACCACGCTCGAAGGCGTGTTCGGCTGGATGCGGCAGGCGTCCTTCTGGCCGGCCACCTTCGGCCTGGCCTGTTGCGCGATCGAGATGATGGCCTACGGCGCACCCCGGTTCGACGCCGGCCGCTGGGGCCAGGAGGTCTTCCGCGCCTCACCGCGCCAGGCCGACCTGATGATCATCTCGGGCCGGATCAGCCAGAAGATGGCCCCCGTCCTGCGACAGGTCTACGACCAGATGCCCAACCCGAAGTGGGTGCTCGCGATGGGCGTGTGCGCCTCCTCCGGCGGCATGTTCAACAACTACGCGATCGTCCAGGGCGGCGACCACATCGTCCCGGTCGACATCTACGTCCCCGGCTGCCCGCCGCGCCCGGACATGCTGATCG encodes:
- a CDS encoding NADH-quinone oxidoreductase subunit B; this translates as MGIEDKIPQGVVLTTLEGVFGWMRQASFWPATFGLACCAIEMMAYGAPRFDAGRWGQEVFRASPRQADLMIISGRISQKMAPVLRQVYDQMPNPKWVLAMGVCASSGGMFNNYAIVQGGDHIVPVDIYVPGCPPRPDMLIDAMWKLKKGIVAKRPMAQNELDAYAEAEAAALAAPATHELKGLMR